The Manduca sexta isolate Smith_Timp_Sample1 chromosome 24, JHU_Msex_v1.0, whole genome shotgun sequence nucleotide sequence ataatgaaataataacttgATAATCCTATGGTGTCTAAAAATTCCAATACCCTGTACTGTAGCAAGAAGCCTCAAAAAgtttaatcttaaaaattaacaacactaaaaatgaaaataaaataaacatgttgcCGAGCGTCACGTGTCGGCCGCCGGCGCTGCGGTGTCACTAGTAGTGTTGTCGCCAGGGCCAATTAGTTTAAAATCGGggcaaaatttaaaacaaatcgggATTTACAGTTGTAGATCgggatataaaaaaatttactccAAATCATGCTAAAGTTGGTTTTCATTTGAATTTCTTCTTTAGCATTGCGATCGCGGATACAGATCGCGGCACAGTCGCGTCTCTAAGCGACAGAACGAAACAAAACCATACACACAGCGCTAatgatgtgatttttttataataatgatttttaaaaaaattattgatttatcgGGACATTTAATATCCCAATCAGATGCAAATCGGGACAACTGGCAACAATAGTCACTAGTGTTTATTGTAAGACGCGACTAGTCCGTACCTCGTCGTCGCTGAGCTTCTCGCCAAGAGTGGAGAGCAGGTGACGCAGTTCCGCTGACGATATGAACCCATTACCGTCCTTGTCGAAGTGGCGGAGACCTTCAATAAAGTCGTTGGCGGTGTCTCCACTACGCGCCTTCGATATAGCCTGTGCACAGAGTAAGGATAATATGAAAGTGTTTAAAAAGGGCCAAATCATGCAACATTcattattgaaaagaaaataattctgtttttttttcttaaaatcagcatttattcaaaattgtatcattatatttttatttttttttatatatatatatatatatatatatatatatatgaaagtGGATATATATATGAAAGTggatgatagcctagttgagaataGAATGGTCTGCGGCGACAGATGTCTTCAGGTTCATAGCCCAAGGCGTcacacacttctgatttttcCAAGTTATATCTGTATTCTTTATAGATTATTGTTCACTTTAAGgcttaaattgtataatataatagtgaaAGTTACATACCTCAGAATTCtccaaaattaatatcaaaggtATATAAAGTCTCCCAAGACACACTAAGCAGGTGTGGttgaactataatattttgttttttgatatttttttttatttgaacatttatttaatgcaCTTTTGAATCAATGACATTCAAcccacatttttaaaatttactggcCAGTACTTATTTAAAGGGAGCGAGTTGAGTAATGAGTAGTGTatttaccaattttgaagtTACTGACTAATTAAAATGGAACTTTGTATACATATTGTTTCCATACATTTGTTcttgtatttatctagcttagatagtaattttattaatctctAATTCTAAAATTAGTAAccaaaatatatctattatgttaaatttcttttgttttggtATTCTTTGaagttagtttaatttttattaaaaaggctttttgtttttttcatcttgtgttagtataaaataagtttgaatGTGGCActgacttaaaaaaatctttagtgtGACTAAGCTTATTTGTGACTAATAACATACTGCTATTTCCTCATACACAATAGTATACACACCTGCTAGgtactttgtattataatattatataatatctatgaaaaatatttcttcagttACCAATTGTTTGCAAATAGAACATACTGTATAATAATGTCATAACTTAATGTTTACCTGAATGTTAggcatggaaataaaactattttgtaatatataaaaccgcaataaaatctggaaaatagtttcatttcaataatcatgacttattttgatgatataatattaaaatgtagatattatgtGTATTAAGCAAATCAATCTACAACTCTCACATCTGGAATGACATGGCATCAGGCATAGACATTACTGAGTTGCTTACTTGGTAGATGGGCAGGAACACTTCAAAGGATATCCTCTCATCGGGCTTCAAGTGCAAGGTGCACTTCTTGACATCTGACTCAGTAGGGTTCTGGCCGAGGGCGCGTAGCGCGTCGCCGATTTGCGCCACATGGATCTTGCCATCGCCGCGCGAGTCGAACAGCTGGAACGCCTCCTGGAACTCTGCAAGCACAGGGTACAGTGCAGACGCGGCTCCACGCCGGCCCGCACCGCGCCTAACCGCCTATTATACCTACCTTCCACCGAGGTGAGCTTCAGCTTTGTCGGCGGCTCGAACATGAACATTTTGCGAGAGACGACGATGCACTGTGGCTGGCGGCGCACTCGCCGATCTGCCACCTGGTTCGTTTAAAATAACAGCCATATACGGTAAGTAGGGCGTTCGCAAGTCGTGCCGACCGCTTTCGGTACGACGGTGAGTGACATGAGTCACGGCCGTGCCGCGCCCTCGCTGCGCGCCGCCGTCGCCTGGATCACTCCACCGTTTGGTTCCATTACAAGTGCGTAGTCAACGCTCGTTCTGCTTAAAACTAGTCTCTTGTAATAATGGGCCTCCACATTCCAACCTTCCGATAATGTTAATTAtcactaattacaatttaacgACAATGACAACTCACCCGCCAGTTGATCTTCTGAATATCCCGCCTGTAAAGAAAGTAaacagttaaatataataataaacaattaagttATGAATTTctctatcaaaatattttttgtgtaccaTGTCTATGTTCCaatttcaagaaaatattttgtataaataaaaaaaaaacagtaaacttGCACACAACGAATACTTGTTGATAAATGATGACACAAGACTGATGACGTTTGTAATCAAATTGTATAAAACGTTGATTCTATACCCACAAATTGCAATAACATCATCCTTAGAATAGCCTACCGCGAC carries:
- the LOC115452120 gene encoding myosin-2 essential light chain isoform X1, with protein sequence MFMFEPPTKLKLTSVEEFQEAFQLFDSRGDGKIHVAQIGDALRALGQNPTESDVKKCTLHLKPDERISFEVFLPIYQAISKARSGDTANDFIEGLRHFDKDGNGFISSAELRHLLSTLGEKLSDDEVEQLLQGQEDSQGNINYENFVHLIMQG
- the LOC115452120 gene encoding myosin-2 essential light chain isoform X2, yielding MAGYSEDQLAEFQEAFQLFDSRGDGKIHVAQIGDALRALGQNPTESDVKKCTLHLKPDERISFEVFLPIYQAISKARSGDTANDFIEGLRHFDKDGNGFISSAELRHLLSTLGEKLSDDEVEQLLQGQEDSQGNINYENFVHLIMQG